TATGTCCCTTAATCAGCACGTTGTCAACAGAGATGTCAAAAACAGCATAGTGTGACTCTATTACAATAAGTCCAAGCAGAGGTGCTGCATCCAGGAAATTGATAAATTATGTTAAGACAAGTTCTGAGTTTAACAGAAAGGTCATTAAGCTTAGAAAGTGACATCAACCTTAATAACAGGGCTCAATGATGACTATGATAAATACAGTGGACTGTAATTCCCCTAAGGGGACGGCCTCTGAGGACTGCACAGTAGCCACTAAAAAGGGTAAAAGCTATCCAAAGCCAACACTTCAGACAGGTGTCAAACTACATTCTTAACTTTGGATGAATTAATACACCCATGCATCCCAAAAACGACCTCACCACAAATCATCTAAATAGCGACCATAAATCATCTCTtgaatgaaatgaatgaaaatgagcAAGCAGTCCATAATTGGCTTTATTTAAAGATATGAATATTTTAGGCATattgagtatatacagtagatactaaATAATCCACCATAAGCGACAACACAAGAATATGTTTGCTGGAGCCCCGAACAATAGCTTTAAACGCCATTCATCTGCTAAAcctattttcttttcataagCACTGAACTGTGactgtatttttaaagctgtatttttttttgcattctgtaacattttgtttgagACAAAATTATTATTCTCCACATTTTCTTATTAGGTGAAAAAAGTATGCAAATGTTTGACTTGAAGTGTAAAGAAGAAAAGTTATAGCTTGAAGTGTACGTCTGGACCCAAGGCTGAGTGCGACTcttgtactgtattaatatCCTTTCTCAACAAAAGAAAGTGCTTCCTCTTCTTtgaatgaaattaataaaaatcaatTCAGAAAATAACCTAAAAGTATGCTGGGAAAAAAGTTTAGTCTTATTTTTAAGTATGCCGGTTGTATAATCTTTGTATCATACCAAAAGCTAATGTAGATAAACTAAATGGCAATTTCAGTATTAGTTATCATTACAGTCCATCAATAACCTACAGTAGTATGAACTGAACCTTACTAAAGATTAATAACATATTTGACAACAAAACTCAGATTGTTCTCATATATACATATGCATCTCATACATGTTTTATTAAGCAATTTAGTGTTAATTGTTATGCACTCATAATGTGATATTTGCATATCACTGAAGATTAAATTAACACATTACTTGTCAAGCTTTGTTCTTCTTAACATACCAGGAAAACCAACAACCTCCTTCTCATTTaacttatgaaaaaaaatatctttgacTTTATTTGATATTCACTAATGTATTAATGTGTGCAATGTCTTCAAGTACACAATCTGTGTCCATTATGAGAAAAAGGGAGAGTCATTACATTTTAGAACAAGGGAATTTTCAGATTAGACTCATTGATGTATTGTTTCATAAGTTATTAATGAACCAGACCTAGTTCTATTCATGGGAACACAGGATAGAAATTTTCCCTCATGACCCAAAATAACCAGTGGAAAAGTGTCTATAATAAGTAATAAGATGAAAGACATAACCGAATAATTAGAATCCTAATTTtacatgttatacagtatatagatgtaATATCTATATATCTCGGTTATACAGATGCATTTAATTTCTTATAGGACTACATAAAATTAcgtaataatacagtacatgatctcaagagtttgaaagctgaGTATCCTGATGTCTTATTCCTTACAGTTAAGCAATATGATATAACTgattgtgaaaacagtgagatttatatgttttaaattgaaaatatattaatattactttttGGTAAACTAAACGTAAATACTCTAAGAGTATCTGAACTGAAAACCTAACATGAATGATATTTGCTAAATTTGTTAAGAACATACATTTAAAGTTTTATAATTGTCAAGTGTGGCAGTTAATTGTACCAGAAGATATTGGGAAAAGCAAATACTTCAGCAAGACTTTAAGACAAATACAATCTCTCTAGATAGAGGTATGTGACCATTTACAGAGGATAGATTTTAAAAGCCATAGAACTTAACAGACTGTTGAAATTACTGGATTCACAGTCTAGAATGCCTTGAAATGTGAGTTTGAGTAGTGGACTTGTTTTAAACAATAAGCCATTAATTCTTCCCACACTTTGCCAGAAAGGGAAAAAAGAGAAGAGCTTTGCCAACtcactttgttttaattttcatttggtCTTCAATTAAGTCTTGAATCTCTATTTAAGAATAACGAAACCTGGTtatatctatatagctggtttTATTTGGAGAGTGACTAATAACGAAAAACATCTTTATGACCATCATCTAAACCTGTTTTTGCATTGTATAGAAAACATGATATGTTGAAGCACTTCTGAACCATATACAGCACTAAACGCTACTTTACACTGTAAACTAAGCATACTCTACAATCCGATTGTTTTAGTTAatatgaagtattttttttactgaattttTGTAATTTAGTCAAAATAATTTGTTCACCGCATCAGTTCTCTGGTGTCAATTGCTGGTGTTGCAGGAATACGaagacacattttattttatatttttgaaaagaaaagcaaaattcCCGTTTAGCTTTTTCTACGTTTTTATCAAGGCAGCATCAATAAGAACGAGATCAGTTGCGCCTGCATTACTTTCTGACAGCGTCCATTAACACGGATAGGTAatcactttttttgtttgttttactgaAACGACATTGCACGTTTGTTTACACAAAGAGACGTTAGTAGTTTTGTTAGACTGGGTAACCTAATCGATAAAATCCCCCACACTCTCACGCCACATTTAGTCTCAACGCAAGAACACACCTTTTTTCGCCCTGGTCCGCACACtactacaaacaaaaacaaaataacgaTTTCTTACATACCTAGAGGTAAAATTAAGAAGAAAGGTAGCCAGCAAAGGATGAACACCCCGACAACGATGGCCAAAGTTTTGGCCGCCTTCTTTTCTCTGGAGAATTTCAGGAGGCGCACGGACAGGGAACTTCGGAAAGGGTGGCTTTTGCTTTTAGCGCTTGCGGCGGCTTCTTCCAGGACACTTCTGCAGTGAATCCTAAGGACGACTTCCACTGACTtattcctttcttttttcaccCCCGCTTCTAGGTTCTTAGTAGTCCTCCTGGCTACAATGTAGACCCTAAAATACATCACCAGGATGACCATGAGCGGGAGATAGAAGGAGAAAAGCGACGAGAAAAGGGCATAGCCCGGTTCTTCGGTGATGCTACAGATGCTCTCGTCTGTCGGCGGCGGTTCCTTCCATCCTAACAGCGGTCCTATTGAAATAACCATAGAGGAGACCCAGACAACTATTAAGATCACCACCGCTTTCTTTTCTGTCATTATAGTAGGGTATTTCAGGGAATGTTTCACTCCGATGTACCTGTCTATCGAGATTATGCACAGGCTCATAATAGATGCAGTGCAGCACAGCACATCCACCGCAGCCCAGATGTTGCAGAATATCCTGCCAAAAACCCAGCATCCGAGCACCTCTAAAGAGGCAGAGAAAGGCAGCACAATAGTACTTAAAAGTAAATCAGCTATGGCGAGGTTAATGATAAAGTAGTTGGTGACTGTCTGCAAGTGCTTGTTGCATACCACAGAAAGTATCACCAAGATGTTCCCCACGATCGCGAATAATATAAAAACGGACAGAAACACCCCTATCCCTATTGCCTGAGAATCCAATGTCAGCTCCATGGAGGTGTTGTTGCTGATGTTGGCAAAAGGTTGTTCCGCGAGAGACAGATTACCGGTGCCTCCGGAGTAATTTCCATTATCGTTATCATTGTTCGAGTCAGAAAAAGTCATTTTGAAACTCCATaaagaaaaacgttttttttaagttagttCAGAGACACAATGAGACCATTAAAGCACTGCTGTGGAGCTGCAGTATGGAAATAATTCAAAAGATATGAAAAGACGCAAGAACTTGTGAACGCACGCTCAAGGTGCGTCTGTCGCACTGGAGAGTGGAAATACTTGTGCTTACATGTTTGTTGGAAAGCTTTGCAGCAACGTCATCACATTCATCCCCCCtacaaaaaaacacc
Above is a genomic segment from Lepisosteus oculatus isolate fLepOcu1 chromosome 1, fLepOcu1.hap2, whole genome shotgun sequence containing:
- the adra1d gene encoding alpha-1A adrenergic receptor is translated as MTFSDSNNDNDNGNYSGGTGNLSLAEQPFANISNNTSMELTLDSQAIGIGVFLSVFILFAIVGNILVILSVVCNKHLQTVTNYFIINLAIADLLLSTIVLPFSASLEVLGCWVFGRIFCNIWAAVDVLCCTASIMSLCIISIDRYIGVKHSLKYPTIMTEKKAVVILIVVWVSSMVISIGPLLGWKEPPPTDESICSITEEPGYALFSSLFSFYLPLMVILVMYFRVYIVARRTTKNLEAGVKKERNKSVEVVLRIHCRSVLEEAAASAKSKSHPFRSSLSVRLLKFSREKKAAKTLAIVVGVFILCWLPFFLILPLGSFFPALKPSKVVFKVIFWLGYFNSCVNPIIYPCSSKEFKRAFIRLLKCQCHRRRRSLWRFYDQRWRTSINSSGHGSYGDIKPRFSLRESFSINNSFVYNGKGRTLGLQGWNFFPPLQNSSFQLKEKMNNLSNKIKNVPNKSSVSSLSKVEIDSISMGICNDFADQNDYQIYDLTDCYGLKETDI